The following are encoded together in the Cicer arietinum cultivar CDC Frontier isolate Library 1 chromosome 2, Cicar.CDCFrontier_v2.0, whole genome shotgun sequence genome:
- the LOC101500697 gene encoding protease Do-like 10, mitochondrial, whose translation MGSFVRVTRNLFTSAYRLKHRRFATQLPSIHNNETTTLSLTSYNKLRTTTRVRRNAQPRNTTLTHHHSNNTAVELAFNSVVKIFTVSCSPNYLLPWQNKAQRETTGSGFVIMGKQILTNAHVVADHSFVLVRKHGSPTKYRAQVKAVGHECDLALLLVHSQEFWDGMIPLDFGHIPFLQQAVAVVGYPQGGDTISVTKGVVSRVEPTQYVHGASQLMAIQIDAAINPGNSGGPAIMGNKVAGVAFQNLSGAENIGYIIPVPVIKHFISGVEENGKYSGFCSLGLSCQTTENVHLRNHFGMQPGMTGVLVNKINPLSDAYKVLKKDDIILSFDGVPIANDGTVSFRNRERITFDHLVSMKKLDEKAVVRVLRGGQEIELSITLRPIQPLVPVHQFDKLPSYYIFAGLVFVPLTQPYLHEYGEDWYNASPRRLCERALRELPKKENQQLVILSQVLMDDINAGYERLADFQVLKVNGTEIDNLEHLCQLVENCSTESLHFDLDDDRVIVLNYETAKIATSRILKRHRIPSSMSTDLNKAQNNVQFGQTTSTC comes from the exons ATGGGTTCATTTGTCCGTGTAACTCGGAATCTTTTCACCTCTGCCTATCGGTTGAAACACCGTCGTTTCGCTACTCAATTACCCTCCATACACAACAATGAAACAACAACTTTGTCTTTGACATCTTACAACAAGTTGAGAACAACAACAAGAGTAAGGAGGAACGCTCAGCCTCGTAACACCACATTAACACATCATCATAGTAATAATACAGCAGTGGAACTTGCATTCAATTCAGTTGTCAAAATCTTCACCGTTTCTTGCAGTCCCAACTACTTACTTCCTTGGCAGAACAAAGCCCAGCGCGAAACCACGGGCTCTG GCTTTGTAATTATGGGGAAACAGATTCTTACAAATGCTCATGTAGTAGCTGATCATTCATTTGTACTTGTAAGGAAACATGGCTCTCCAACCAAATATAGAGCACAAGTCAAAGCTGTTGGTCACGAATGTGATTTAGCTCTATTACTTGTTCATTCTCAAGAGTTTTGGGATGGAATGATTCCTCTTGACTTTGGTCATATCCCTTTTCTACAACAAGCTGTTGCTGTTGTCGGATATCCTCAAG GCGGTGACACCATTTCAGTCACTAAAGGGGTTGTTTCCAGGGTTGAACCTACACAATATGTACATGGTGCATCACAACTGATGGCAATACAGATTGATGCAGCCATAAATCCAGGGAATAGTGGTGGTCCTGCAATTATGGGCAACAAAGTTGCTGGAGTAGCATTCCAAAATCTTTCAGGTGCCGAGAATATTGG TTACATAATACCTGTACCTGTAATAAAGCATTTTATATCTGGTGTAGAAGAAAATGGAAAATACAGTGGATTTTGCTCCCTGGGTTTGTCGTGCCAGACTACTGAAAATGTGCACCTCAGAAACCATTTTGGTATGCAACCTGGCATGACTGGGGTGCTTGTAAACAAAATAAATCCACTTTCAGATGCATACAAGGTTTTGAAGAAAGATGATATTATACTTTCATTTGATGGGGTGCCTATAGCAAATGATGGTACAG TTTCTTTCCGAAATAGAGAACGGATAACATTTGATCACTTGGTGTCTATGAAGAAGCTTGATGAAAAAGCAGTAGTCAGAGTTCTGAGAGGCGGACAAGAGATTGAACTCAGTATTACTCTCCGACCT ATCCAACCCTTAGTTCCAGTTCATCAGTTCGATAAACTTCCAAGTTATTACATTTTTGCTGGTCTGGTATTTGTTCCACTCACTCAACCATACCTTCATGAGTATGGAGAAGATTGGTATAATGCTTCACCTCGGCGTTTGTGTGAACGGGCATTAAGGGAATTGCCCAAGAAAGAAAATCAACAACTTGTTATCCTATCACAG GTCTTGATGGATGATATCAATGCTGGTTATGAGCGTCTTGCAGACTTCCAG GTTTTGAAGGTTAATGGAACAGAAATTGACAATCTGGAACATTTATGCCAACTAGTTGAAAACTGTAGCACAGAAAGCTTGCATTTTGATTTGGACGACGATAGGGTCATTGTCTTGAACTATGAAACAGCAAAAATCGCCACTTCAAGAATTTTGAAGCGTCACAGAATACCTTCTTCAATGTCAACTGATCTTAACAAAGCACAGAATAATGTGCAATTTGGACAGACAACTAGCACATGTTGA
- the LOC101501011 gene encoding DNA repair RAD52-like protein 2, chloroplastic — protein sequence MAYSGVVRSNTNPLASCSSYNNQSIVRKQERGGIEVGFGIRKRTSRVAVIKCGIERSSDGKKGVVSNSNYVVPLDDTLSFTNSSSCITRPLGEILRDLNKRIPDTIVKPHNTTAISPPPPWYHANRMLSFYAPGWCGEIRDVIFSDNSTVTVVYRLTVRGSDGEAYRESTGTVSTTDASIGDPVSAAEENAFCKACARFGLGLYLYHEDQMTNI from the exons ATGGCATATTCAGGTGTTGTTAGGAGTAACACAAATCCTTTGGCTTCTTGTTCTTCGTATAATAACCAAAGCATCGTGAGGAAACAAGAAAGAGGTGGTATTGAAGTAGGGTTTGGAATAAGGAAGAGAACAAGTAGAGTGGCGGTGATCAAGTGTGGTATCGAGCGTAGCAGTGATGGGAAGAAAGGAGTAGTATCCAATTCCAATTATGTGGTACCTCTTGATGACACGCTTTCATTCACAAACTCATCATCCTGTATAACTCGTCCTTTAGGTGAGATTCTTAGAGATTTGAACAAAAGGATTCCAGATACTATCGTCAAACCTCATAATACAACTGCTATATCTCCTCCTCCTCCTT GGTATCATGCCAACAGGATGTTGAGCTTCTACGCACCAGGATGGTGTGGAGAGATACGCGATGTCATTTTCTCTGATAATTCTACTGTTACTGTTGTTTACCGTCTTACTGTACGCGGATCTGATGGAGAG GCCTATCGTGAGTCAACCGGAACAGTATCAACTACTGATGCCTCTATTGGTGATCCAGTTTCAGCAGCAGAGGAAAATGCTTTCTGTAAAGCCTGTGCTCGGTTTGGTCTTGGCTTGTATTTGTATCATGAAGATCAAATGACCAACATTTAA